From a single Streptomyces sp. NBC_00377 genomic region:
- a CDS encoding carbohydrate kinase family protein, with protein sequence MRGSGSGAESGPGTLHGSRPGAESGPEPGHGSGTGSRSRSGSGSGATGAAGVFAAGRPVSGALLVVGDVVTDIVARHRGPLASGTDTASVIRTLPGGAGANVACWAAHWGCTDVRLLGRVGADAAAWHERELTACGVRPRLVVDPQAATGTVICLVDTGAAAERTFLTDSGASLRLGPGDWSDVLLDGVGRVHLSGYLLFSESGRALVRTASASARARGVPVSLDPASAGFLVELGVDRFLSLVEDVDVLLPSRDEACLLTGVPDAVGAAAALSRLVPLVVSKQGADGALVARDGTVLARVPAAPAAPSDTTGAGDAFTGAFLAALLTGADPEAAVSEGCRAGAQAVERVGGRPPTPDDETAPTRGRVDIR encoded by the coding sequence ATGCGCGGCTCAGGCTCGGGAGCGGAGTCCGGGCCGGGGACGCTGCACGGCTCAAGGCCTGGAGCGGAGTCCGGCCCCGAACCGGGGCACGGCTCGGGTACCGGGTCCCGGTCCCGATCGGGCTCGGGCTCGGGTGCAACGGGGGCGGCCGGGGTGTTCGCCGCCGGGCGTCCGGTAAGCGGGGCGCTGCTGGTGGTGGGGGACGTCGTGACGGACATCGTCGCCCGGCATCGGGGGCCGCTGGCATCGGGGACGGACACGGCCTCCGTGATCAGGACCCTGCCGGGCGGCGCGGGCGCCAACGTGGCGTGCTGGGCGGCCCACTGGGGGTGCACCGATGTGCGGCTGCTCGGCCGGGTGGGCGCGGACGCGGCGGCCTGGCACGAACGGGAGCTGACCGCCTGCGGGGTACGGCCCCGGCTGGTCGTCGACCCGCAGGCGGCCACCGGGACGGTGATCTGCCTGGTGGACACCGGCGCGGCGGCCGAGCGGACCTTCCTCACCGACAGCGGCGCGTCCCTGCGGCTCGGCCCCGGCGACTGGTCGGACGTGCTTCTCGACGGGGTCGGCCGAGTGCACCTGTCGGGCTACCTCCTCTTCTCCGAGTCCGGGCGGGCGCTGGTCCGTACGGCGTCGGCGTCGGCACGCGCGCGTGGAGTGCCGGTGAGTCTCGACCCGGCGTCGGCCGGCTTCCTGGTGGAGCTGGGCGTCGACCGTTTCCTGTCGCTGGTGGAGGACGTGGACGTCCTGCTGCCGAGCCGTGACGAGGCCTGTCTGCTGACCGGGGTGCCCGACGCGGTGGGCGCGGCGGCCGCACTGAGTCGACTCGTCCCGTTGGTGGTCTCCAAACAGGGTGCCGACGGTGCGCTGGTCGCCCGCGACGGCACCGTCCTCGCCCGCGTTCCCGCCGCTCCGGCGGCGCCTTCGGACACCACGGGCGCCGGTGACGCCTTCACGGGAGCGTTCCTGGCGGCGCTGCTCACGGGCGCCGACCCGGAGGCCGCGGTGTCCGAGGGGTGCCGGGCGGGGGCTCAGGCGGTGGAACGCGTGGGCGGCAGACCACCCACGCCGGATGACGAGACGGCGCCGACGCGCGGCAGGGTCGACATCCGCTGA
- a CDS encoding pseudouridine-5'-phosphate glycosidase, producing the protein MVLVVSEEVRDAVDARQPVVALESTIISHGLPRPRNLQVALELEAVVRAGGAVPATIAVLDGRPHVGLDKEQLERVANEDGFRKLGHRDLPLAVASGASGATTVSATALLAARAGVRVFATGGLGGVHRQWTVTQDESADLGLLASTRITVVCAGVKSILDVPATLQRLETLGVAVAGYGTDRFPGFYLSDSGHPVDWTVSDPRQVAEVMRAQDALAMPESALIVANPVPEEEQLDPGLHARVLADALHACEEAGVTGQGVTPFLLDYLVRHTDGASLSANLAAVRGNVRLAARIATAWAEA; encoded by the coding sequence GTGGTGCTGGTGGTGTCGGAAGAGGTGCGGGACGCGGTCGACGCGCGTCAACCCGTGGTGGCCCTGGAGTCCACGATCATCTCGCACGGGCTGCCCCGCCCGCGCAACCTCCAGGTGGCGCTGGAGCTGGAGGCGGTCGTACGCGCGGGGGGCGCCGTGCCGGCGACGATCGCCGTGCTGGACGGGCGACCCCATGTGGGCCTCGACAAGGAACAGCTGGAGCGGGTCGCCAACGAGGACGGATTCCGCAAGCTGGGTCATCGGGACCTGCCGCTCGCCGTGGCCTCGGGGGCGAGCGGGGCGACCACCGTGTCGGCGACGGCCCTGCTGGCGGCGCGCGCGGGTGTACGGGTGTTCGCGACCGGCGGGCTCGGCGGGGTGCACCGGCAGTGGACGGTCACCCAGGACGAGTCGGCCGACCTGGGGCTGCTGGCGAGCACCCGGATCACGGTGGTGTGCGCGGGGGTGAAGTCGATCCTGGACGTGCCGGCGACCTTGCAGCGGCTGGAGACGCTGGGCGTCGCCGTCGCCGGGTACGGCACCGACCGCTTCCCCGGGTTCTACCTGTCCGACTCGGGACACCCCGTGGACTGGACGGTGTCCGACCCGCGGCAGGTCGCCGAGGTGATGCGGGCTCAGGACGCGCTCGCCATGCCGGAGTCGGCACTGATCGTCGCCAACCCGGTTCCCGAGGAGGAGCAGCTCGATCCCGGACTGCACGCGCGGGTGCTGGCCGACGCGCTGCACGCGTGCGAGGAGGCCGGCGTCACGGGCCAGGGCGTCACACCGTTCCTGCTCGACTACCTGGTCCGGCACACCGACGGCGCGTCCCTGAGCGCCAATCTTGCCGCGGTGCGCGGCAACGTGCGGCTGGCGGCCCGGATCGCGACGGCGTGGGCCGAGGCATGA
- a CDS encoding VOC family protein, with the protein MTDNTTRLDHVVLWVRDPVAAAEFYAKAVGLEPVRLQEFAAGEEPFPSVRVSEEALLDLMPLSMAERMTMLPGAAESSGHPVNHVCLALPKTGFDALRDRLEEHAVPVSDVSHGSFGARGDATRSFYFRDPDGNVVEARHYD; encoded by the coding sequence ATGACGGACAACACGACACGTCTCGACCACGTCGTCCTCTGGGTGCGTGATCCGGTGGCAGCCGCCGAGTTCTACGCGAAGGCCGTCGGCCTGGAGCCCGTCCGGCTCCAGGAGTTCGCCGCCGGCGAGGAACCGTTTCCCTCCGTTCGCGTCAGCGAGGAGGCGCTCCTCGATCTCATGCCGTTGTCGATGGCGGAGCGGATGACGATGCTTCCCGGCGCCGCCGAGAGCTCCGGGCACCCCGTGAACCATGTGTGCCTCGCCCTGCCGAAGACCGGGTTCGACGCTCTCCGCGACCGCCTGGAGGAGCACGCCGTCCCGGTCTCGGACGTCTCGCACGGCTCCTTCGGAGCACGCGGCGACGCCACCCGCAGCTTCTACTTCCGCGACCCGGACGGCAACGTCGTCGAGGCGCGGCACTACGACTGA
- a CDS encoding MFS transporter — MTAVERAAPSPVDAASLPALRRRTSAVLIVSQILGGLGVATGIALATVLARQVSGTEALSGLAPTATVAGTAVLSMPMAALMSRRGRRPGLVLAYLLGALGAGVVVAAARAGDFPLLLCGMAAFGAASSANLQARFAAADLAEPHRRARAISNVVWATTIGAVLGPNIAAPAGRSAAGLGIPAAAGPFLWAAGIFVVAAVLVAVLLRPDPLLTARALAPEEERSPRARSLRAGLTAVAASPRARLALVTVAVSHTAMVSVMSMTPLDLAHHGAGIDLIGLVISGHIAGMYAFAPLMGRLADRVGRLSVAGLAAGLLAVALFLAGTAGDSHGQTAAGLFVLGLGWSAGLVSGSALLTDSVPPSARAAAQGLSDLAMNTSAGVGGAIAGLVVAQASYAWLNASAAILLLPPAALVLFTRGALRAPDENPDENPDRNADGGTGRTAAGSPPDMRQS; from the coding sequence TTGACGGCCGTCGAGCGCGCCGCCCCTTCGCCCGTCGACGCCGCGTCCCTGCCCGCTCTGCGGCGCCGCACGAGCGCGGTGCTGATCGTGAGCCAGATCCTCGGCGGTCTCGGCGTCGCCACCGGCATCGCACTGGCCACCGTCCTGGCCCGGCAGGTCAGCGGCACCGAGGCGCTGTCCGGGCTGGCGCCCACCGCCACCGTCGCCGGTACGGCCGTGCTGTCGATGCCGATGGCCGCGCTGATGAGCAGGCGCGGGCGCCGGCCGGGACTGGTGCTGGCCTATCTTCTCGGAGCCCTCGGCGCGGGTGTCGTCGTGGCGGCCGCGAGGGCCGGCGACTTCCCGCTGCTGCTGTGCGGCATGGCTGCCTTCGGCGCGGCCTCCTCGGCGAACCTCCAGGCCCGGTTCGCCGCCGCCGACCTGGCAGAGCCTCACCGTCGGGCCCGAGCCATCTCGAACGTGGTGTGGGCGACCACCATCGGCGCGGTGCTCGGCCCGAACATCGCCGCGCCGGCCGGCCGCAGTGCCGCCGGACTCGGGATACCCGCGGCGGCGGGTCCCTTCCTGTGGGCGGCGGGGATCTTCGTCGTGGCGGCGGTCCTGGTGGCCGTGCTTCTGCGCCCCGACCCGCTGCTGACGGCCCGCGCGCTCGCGCCGGAGGAGGAGCGGTCCCCACGAGCCCGTTCCCTGCGGGCCGGTCTGACGGCCGTCGCGGCCTCGCCCCGCGCGCGGCTCGCACTCGTGACGGTGGCCGTGTCGCACACCGCGATGGTCTCGGTCATGTCGATGACCCCGCTCGACCTCGCCCACCACGGCGCGGGCATCGATCTGATCGGGCTGGTCATCAGCGGGCACATCGCGGGCATGTACGCGTTCGCGCCGTTGATGGGACGGCTGGCGGACCGGGTGGGGCGGCTCTCGGTGGCGGGGCTCGCGGCAGGGCTCCTGGCCGTCGCGCTGTTCCTGGCCGGCACGGCGGGCGACAGCCACGGGCAGACCGCCGCGGGGCTGTTCGTGCTCGGGCTGGGCTGGTCGGCCGGGCTCGTGTCGGGTTCCGCGCTGCTGACCGACTCGGTGCCCCCGTCCGCGCGGGCCGCCGCCCAGGGGCTCTCGGACCTCGCCATGAACACCTCGGCGGGGGTCGGCGGAGCGATCGCCGGGCTCGTGGTCGCGCAGGCGAGCTACGCCTGGCTCAACGCCTCCGCGGCGATTCTGCTCCTGCCGCCGGCCGCCCTGGTGCTGTTCACCCGCGGCGCGCTCAGGGCCCCGGACGAGAACCCGGACGAGAACCCGGACAGGAACGCGGACGGAGGCACGGGCAGGACCGCCGCGGGCAGCCCGCCGGACATGCGTCAGTCGTAG
- a CDS encoding methylated-DNA--[protein]-cysteine S-methyltransferase — MDSQGQFEQQVVWTVIGTDIGPLLLAATGEGLLNVVFHATDAVRDKALGRLAARLGTEPVEAPGSPLLAEAIRQVEAYFAGERRAFELPLDWSLISGFNRQVLRELASGVPYGAVVGYGDLAKRVGQPTAAQAVGVAMGANPLPVVVPCHRVVESNGGLGGFGGGLETKRKLLALEGVLPEPLF, encoded by the coding sequence ATGGACAGCCAGGGGCAGTTTGAGCAGCAGGTCGTGTGGACCGTCATCGGTACCGACATCGGTCCGCTGTTGCTGGCCGCGACCGGCGAGGGCCTGCTCAACGTCGTGTTCCACGCGACCGACGCGGTGCGGGACAAGGCGCTCGGCCGGCTGGCGGCCCGACTGGGCACGGAGCCCGTCGAGGCGCCCGGCTCCCCCCTGCTGGCCGAGGCGATACGCCAGGTCGAGGCGTACTTCGCCGGCGAGCGACGGGCCTTCGAGCTGCCGTTGGACTGGTCGCTGATCTCGGGTTTCAACCGCCAGGTGCTGCGCGAACTCGCGTCCGGCGTCCCGTACGGGGCGGTCGTGGGCTACGGCGACCTCGCCAAGCGGGTGGGGCAACCGACGGCGGCGCAGGCCGTGGGGGTGGCGATGGGCGCCAATCCGCTGCCGGTGGTCGTGCCCTGTCACCGGGTCGTCGAGAGCAACGGCGGCCTCGGCGGGTTCGGAGGCGGTCTGGAGACCAAGCGGAAGCTGCTCGCACTCGAAGGCGTACTGCCCGAGCCGCTGTTCTGA
- a CDS encoding glycerophosphodiester phosphodiesterase has protein sequence MHARAVAATTAAVLGTVALLGTVALLLPVHDARAGIALRPSVIAHRGASAYAPENTLAAVDEAAALGIGWVENDVQRTKDGELVVIHDDSLRRTTDVEEVFPGRAPWKVRDFTAAEIARLDAGSWFGSAYAGTRVPTLAEYLDRVEHHHQKLLLEVKNPELYPGIEQQTLKLLSNEGWLDRRHLTNRLIVQSFSADSLRTVHELKPAVRTGLLGTPAVADLSRFAAFADLVNPSFASLSPAYVAAVHTLTGPHGTPVKVFAWTVDDAATARAAAGYHVDGVITNKPDVVRRALYRY, from the coding sequence ATGCACGCGCGCGCAGTTGCCGCCACGACCGCCGCGGTTCTCGGCACCGTCGCCCTCCTGGGCACCGTCGCCCTCCTGCTTCCCGTTCACGACGCACGGGCGGGCATCGCCCTCCGGCCGTCGGTGATCGCCCACCGGGGCGCCTCCGCCTACGCTCCCGAGAACACTCTGGCCGCCGTCGACGAGGCGGCCGCGCTGGGCATCGGCTGGGTGGAGAACGACGTCCAGCGCACCAAGGACGGCGAACTCGTGGTGATCCACGACGACAGCCTCCGCCGTACGACCGACGTCGAGGAGGTCTTCCCCGGACGCGCTCCGTGGAAGGTGCGGGACTTCACCGCGGCCGAGATCGCCCGCCTCGACGCGGGGAGCTGGTTCGGTTCCGCGTACGCGGGCACGCGCGTGCCGACGCTCGCGGAGTACCTCGACCGGGTCGAGCACCACCATCAGAAGCTCCTTCTGGAGGTCAAGAACCCGGAGCTCTATCCCGGGATCGAGCAGCAGACCCTCAAGCTGCTGAGCAACGAGGGCTGGCTGGACCGGCGGCACCTCACCAACCGGCTGATCGTGCAGAGCTTCAGCGCCGACAGCCTGCGCACCGTGCACGAGCTGAAGCCCGCGGTGAGGACCGGCCTGCTGGGTACACCGGCCGTCGCGGACCTGTCCCGGTTCGCGGCCTTCGCGGATCTGGTCAACCCGTCGTTCGCCTCCCTCTCGCCGGCGTACGTCGCCGCCGTGCACACGCTCACCGGACCGCACGGCACACCGGTGAAGGTGTTCGCCTGGACCGTCGACGACGCCGCGACCGCCCGTGCCGCCGCCGGGTACCACGTCGACGGGGTCATCACCAACAAGCCCGACGTGGTGCGGCGGGCCCTTTACCGGTACTGA